Proteins from a single region of Sinorhizobium alkalisoli:
- a CDS encoding Fur family transcriptional regulator produces the protein MAKTKNKVEELEGILRDGGVRVTRQRAAILKILAEAEDHPDASELHRRAKEIDATVSLSTVYRTLSALEQQGVVQRHAFENATARFETADAPHHDHLIDIDTGDVIEFRSDKIEQLQAEIAAELGYDLVRHRLELYCRKRKD, from the coding sequence ATGGCAAAGACGAAGAATAAGGTCGAGGAATTGGAGGGAATCCTGCGCGATGGTGGCGTGCGCGTGACGCGCCAGCGGGCCGCCATCCTGAAGATCCTGGCCGAGGCCGAAGACCATCCGGATGCAAGCGAGTTGCACAGGCGTGCCAAGGAGATCGATGCAACGGTATCGCTCTCCACCGTCTATCGGACGCTTTCGGCGCTGGAGCAGCAGGGGGTCGTGCAGCGGCACGCCTTCGAGAACGCCACCGCCCGCTTCGAGACGGCCGACGCGCCCCACCACGACCACCTGATTGACATCGACACCGGCGACGTGATCGAGTTCCGCTCCGACAAGATCGAGCAGCTGCAGGCGGAGATCGCCGCCGAACTCGGCTACGATCTGGTGCGCCACCGGCTGGAGCTCTATTGCCGCAAGCGCAAGGATTGA
- a CDS encoding manganese/iron ABC transporter ATP-binding protein, translated as MNLQTKARPVRRPVPQDEGSGIRVRDATVVYRNGHRALSDASFEVPTGTIAALVGVNGSGKSTMFKAIMGFVRLTKGEISVLGLSVPQALKKNLVAYVPQAEEVDWNFPVLVEDVVMMGRYGHMNMLRIPKKADHEAVEAALARVGMSDFRKRQIGELSGGQKKRVFLARALAQDGRIILLDEPFTGVDVKTEDAIIRLLLGLRDEGRVMLVSTHNLGSVPEFCDRTVLLKNTVLAYGPTESTFTRDNLELAFGGVLRHFVLGGESLHDDADPRQLSVISDDERPLVMYGAKGQMVPQPAKPETEAETDAG; from the coding sequence ATGAACCTGCAGACAAAGGCCCGGCCGGTCAGGCGGCCGGTGCCCCAAGACGAGGGAAGCGGCATTCGCGTCCGCGACGCGACGGTCGTCTATCGCAACGGCCACCGGGCGCTCAGCGATGCCTCCTTCGAAGTCCCGACCGGGACGATCGCCGCCCTTGTCGGGGTCAATGGCAGCGGCAAGTCGACGATGTTCAAGGCGATCATGGGTTTCGTCCGCCTCACCAAGGGCGAGATTTCCGTCCTGGGCCTAAGCGTGCCGCAGGCGCTGAAGAAGAACCTTGTCGCCTATGTGCCGCAGGCCGAGGAGGTCGACTGGAACTTCCCGGTCCTCGTCGAGGACGTGGTGATGATGGGCCGCTACGGCCATATGAACATGCTGCGCATACCGAAAAAGGCGGACCATGAGGCGGTCGAGGCGGCGCTGGCGCGCGTCGGCATGAGCGATTTCCGCAAGCGCCAGATCGGCGAGCTGTCCGGGGGACAGAAGAAACGTGTCTTCCTCGCCCGGGCGCTCGCCCAGGATGGCCGCATCATCCTGCTCGACGAGCCCTTCACCGGCGTCGATGTCAAGACCGAGGACGCGATCATCCGCTTGCTCCTCGGCCTGCGCGACGAGGGACGGGTCATGCTCGTCTCCACCCATAATCTCGGCAGCGTGCCGGAATTCTGCGACCGGACCGTGCTCCTCAAGAACACCGTGCTCGCCTACGGCCCGACCGAGTCAACCTTCACCCGCGACAATCTCGAACTCGCCTTCGGCGGCGTGCTGCGTCACTTCGTGCTCGGCGGCGAAAGCCTGCATGACGACGCTGATCCCCGTCAGCTATCGGTCATCAGCGACGACGAGCGGCCGCTCGTCATGTATGGCGCGAAAGGACAGATGGTGCCGCAGCCGGCCAAGCCCGAAACGGAAGCGGAGACGGACGCCGGATGA
- a CDS encoding metal ABC transporter substrate-binding protein, giving the protein MIDLTRRTILAAAAAMAALSLTPTAAAAEKFKAVTTFTVIADMAQNVAGDAAIVESITKPGAEIHNYQPTPRDILKAHGAQLIFWNGLNLELWFEKFFQNFDDIPGVVVSDGVEPMGIAEGPYTGKPNPHAWMSPTSALIYVDNIRDAFVKYDPENAETYKANAEAYKKKIEAAITPIRAELDKIPTERRWLVSSEGAFSYLARDFGLKELYLWPINADQQGTPQQVRKVIDAVRANNIPVVFSESTISPDPAMQVARETGAKYGGVLYVDSLSEAGGPVPTYIDLLRATSETIAKGLSQ; this is encoded by the coding sequence ATGATCGATCTGACGAGGCGCACGATACTGGCCGCCGCCGCGGCAATGGCCGCCCTATCCCTCACGCCCACGGCTGCAGCGGCGGAAAAATTCAAGGCCGTCACCACCTTCACCGTCATTGCCGACATGGCGCAGAACGTCGCAGGCGACGCGGCGATCGTGGAATCGATCACCAAGCCGGGCGCCGAAATCCACAACTACCAGCCGACCCCGCGCGACATCCTCAAGGCGCACGGCGCGCAACTGATCTTCTGGAACGGGCTCAATCTCGAACTCTGGTTCGAGAAGTTCTTCCAGAACTTCGACGATATTCCCGGCGTCGTCGTATCCGACGGCGTCGAGCCGATGGGCATCGCCGAGGGTCCGTACACGGGCAAGCCGAACCCCCATGCGTGGATGTCGCCAACGTCGGCGCTGATCTATGTCGACAATATCCGCGACGCCTTCGTCAAATACGACCCGGAAAACGCGGAGACTTACAAGGCGAACGCCGAGGCCTACAAGAAGAAGATCGAGGCGGCGATCACGCCGATCCGCGCGGAACTGGACAAGATCCCGACCGAAAGGCGCTGGCTTGTCTCGAGCGAGGGCGCCTTCAGCTATCTCGCCCGCGATTTCGGCCTGAAGGAGCTTTACCTCTGGCCGATCAATGCCGACCAGCAGGGTACGCCGCAGCAGGTGCGCAAGGTGATCGACGCGGTCAGGGCCAACAACATCCCGGTGGTCTTTTCCGAGAGCACGATCTCGCCCGATCCGGCCATGCAAGTGGCGCGCGAGACGGGTGCAAAATATGGTGGGGTGCTCTATGTGGACTCGCTGAGCGAGGCGGGCGGTCCCGTTCCGACCTATATCGACCTGCTGCGCGCCACCTCCGAAACCATCGCGAAAGGTCTTTCGCAATGA